Proteins from one Mesotoga infera genomic window:
- a CDS encoding NUDIX domain-containing protein has protein sequence MEMQQDRFYRLSDNPKNIHILRKIVDAAREDERIVSVVSYGSYTREDFDRFSDIEFYFFIRDDSASDFDDELWLREVAPVEFYFTNSHGVKTAVFTKFFVRGEFHFHFESEITILDSWKGVVLPGDPERTVLVDKSGAFRKKIEQLCQIKPVLDKKASFKQNFLELANGIIMEWNVLSRKDLFRASTLHSMNLHYLARLFSLVHGKTDHLYSPRLLEKFMNEDEYRSFSECFAGLNFDSLREALQKMALLSAKLPQENGDADTARARRAILERVVERSYRVEGVITDGEKVLIIKHSGNDGRPDEWLLPGGGKVAGESDEAAVKREVLEETCLDIEPAGMIAEIELPEDGLYYSAKMFHFIYDGSDPSPGSEPEDVNGNYYTISELKWIDLSDLSSIAARYKTFPRMSERLEAIRSHLLRMNRQGREETV, from the coding sequence ATGGAAATGCAACAGGACAGGTTCTACAGGCTGTCGGATAACCCCAAGAATATTCATATTTTGCGCAAAATCGTCGATGCAGCCAGAGAAGACGAGAGAATCGTCTCGGTTGTTTCTTACGGTTCATACACGCGAGAGGACTTCGACAGGTTTTCCGACATAGAGTTTTACTTTTTCATAAGAGACGACTCGGCGTCCGATTTCGATGACGAGCTATGGTTGAGGGAGGTCGCTCCTGTGGAGTTTTATTTCACCAACTCCCATGGAGTAAAGACTGCGGTTTTCACCAAGTTTTTCGTCAGAGGGGAGTTCCACTTTCACTTCGAAAGTGAAATTACCATACTCGATAGCTGGAAGGGGGTTGTACTCCCCGGCGACCCGGAGAGAACCGTGCTCGTTGATAAATCCGGGGCATTCAGAAAGAAGATCGAGCAGTTATGCCAGATCAAACCTGTACTGGATAAAAAGGCCTCGTTCAAGCAGAATTTCCTCGAACTGGCCAACGGAATCATCATGGAGTGGAACGTTCTCAGTAGAAAGGATCTTTTCAGGGCGAGCACGCTGCACAGCATGAATTTACACTATCTCGCCAGGCTTTTTTCGCTGGTGCACGGGAAAACCGACCATCTGTATTCGCCGAGGCTTCTAGAGAAATTCATGAACGAGGATGAGTACAGGAGTTTCTCCGAATGCTTCGCGGGACTGAATTTCGACTCGCTGAGAGAAGCTCTGCAGAAGATGGCACTACTCTCGGCAAAACTCCCGCAGGAGAATGGAGACGCTGACACGGCCAGAGCCAGAAGAGCGATCCTTGAAAGAGTAGTAGAGAGGTCTTACAGGGTGGAAGGTGTAATCACGGATGGAGAGAAGGTGCTTATTATAAAGCATAGTGGAAACGACGGCCGGCCCGACGAATGGCTGCTTCCTGGCGGTGGAAAGGTTGCCGGGGAATCCGACGAAGCGGCGGTGAAGAGAGAGGTTCTCGAAGAAACCTGCCTGGATATCGAGCCTGCGGGTATGATTGCAGAAATCGAGCTGCCGGAGGATGGATTGTATTACTCGGCTAAGATGTTCCACTTCATATATGACGGTTCGGATCCATCACCCGGCTCGGAACCGGAAGACGTGAACGGAAACTACTACACCATCTCGGAGTTAAAGTGGATCGACCTCAGCGATCTATCTTCGATCGCAGCGCGGTACAAAACCTTTCCCCGCATGTCCGAAAGGCTTGAAGCGATAAGAAGTCACCTGCTCAGGATGAATCGCCAGGGTAGAGAAGAGACGGTGTGA
- a CDS encoding transposase, translating into MPTTNISQIISDVIGSVRFLRIEQRRFVEGYSCALFLSAHKNTSRLAPFCSSSQSSISRMLSSQSLSTRDLSYARVDYISRFLQENFLEFKYIILDETVMKRRGKRIENLGSFYSTIENRIVSGVSLLSAIGWVKDKLYFPLFSSLRDEENLTDQFIRMLERIPFKDTILMMDGGILCSEIFLKAMEMGFTVIGRLNPVLNVIFQGRKLHLSKLRDKTRGLSSIIVKIPKYNNATVKLVFHNTDQENRIILSSDTSLTDWEILEHYRKRNYIETYFKAVKQNFGLKAQVFSSTSFQKHVELVQLAFTTWMIANFYRSVKDQVSLRDFLELIKFDYFFQLARSSSASDSSIHFLLPRFVNSKCIS; encoded by the coding sequence ATGCCCACAACGAATATATCACAGATTATCTCGGATGTCATCGGTTCAGTTCGCTTCCTACGTATAGAGCAGAGAAGGTTTGTTGAAGGGTATTCCTGTGCCCTCTTCCTGTCCGCTCATAAGAACACCAGCAGACTGGCCCCCTTCTGTTCTTCTTCTCAGTCATCCATCTCGAGAATGTTGAGCTCTCAGTCACTCTCCACAAGAGACCTTTCATACGCGAGAGTAGATTACATCTCTAGATTCCTCCAGGAGAATTTTCTCGAGTTCAAGTACATCATTCTGGACGAGACTGTCATGAAGAGGAGAGGAAAGAGAATCGAGAATCTCGGGAGCTTCTACTCAACCATAGAGAATAGAATCGTGAGTGGAGTCTCTCTCTTGAGCGCTATAGGCTGGGTGAAAGATAAACTCTACTTCCCTCTCTTCTCCTCTTTGAGAGACGAAGAGAATCTCACAGACCAGTTCATTCGAATGCTCGAGAGAATCCCCTTCAAAGATACTATCCTCATGATGGATGGAGGAATACTCTGCTCGGAGATATTTCTGAAGGCTATGGAAATGGGTTTCACAGTAATCGGAAGACTCAATCCTGTACTGAATGTTATCTTTCAGGGGCGCAAGCTCCATCTGTCCAAATTGAGAGACAAAACTCGCGGTCTCTCTTCTATCATTGTGAAGATACCCAAATACAACAATGCCACTGTCAAGCTTGTCTTTCATAACACAGACCAAGAGAACAGAATCATCCTCTCAAGCGATACTTCTCTGACCGATTGGGAGATCCTTGAGCATTATAGGAAGAGAAACTACATCGAGACCTACTTCAAAGCAGTCAAGCAGAACTTCGGTCTCAAGGCTCAGGTCTTCTCCTCTACCAGTTTTCAGAAGCATGTAGAGCTTGTCCAGCTTGCCTTCACTACATGGATGATCGCCAACTTCTATCGCTCTGTCAAAGACCAGGTCTCTCTCAGGGATTTCCTTGAACTGATCAAATTCGATTACTTCTTCCAATTAGCTCGAAGCTCTTCCGCTAGCGACTCTTCTATCCACTTCCTTCTTCCTCGCTTTGTTAACTCGAAGTGCATAAGTTGA
- a CDS encoding ADP-ribosylglycohydrolase family protein, whose product MLGAIVGDIVGSRFEFDNYRDRDFELFARGCFATDDSVMTLAVAKALIETERSVDTSINDYRLDDNYHRLLGELTIRYMREIGRKYPDCGYGGMFARWMFSDNPKPYNSFGNGAAMRISPAGFIARTEAEAVSLSETITSVTHNHREGIKGAEATVIAIFLARQGFSKGEIRDRISKSYYPLDFTIDGIRSSYRFNEICQETVPQAIECFLESDSFEDAIRTSISLGGDSDTIGAITGAIAHAYYGVPAYIGAKALTFLDEELRAIYDEWEVFFGRDGDREYRNGQPR is encoded by the coding sequence ATGTTGGGGGCGATCGTTGGCGATATCGTGGGATCTAGATTCGAGTTCGATAACTACCGAGACAGGGATTTCGAACTGTTCGCCAGGGGCTGCTTTGCCACCGACGACAGCGTGATGACACTCGCAGTTGCAAAGGCTTTGATAGAAACGGAAAGGAGCGTCGATACGTCGATAAACGACTACAGACTGGACGACAATTACCACCGGCTGCTGGGTGAATTGACGATCAGATACATGCGGGAAATTGGGCGAAAATATCCCGATTGCGGTTACGGCGGAATGTTTGCACGCTGGATGTTCAGCGACAACCCAAAGCCGTACAACAGCTTCGGCAATGGAGCGGCCATGCGTATCAGCCCGGCCGGATTTATCGCCCGAACGGAAGCCGAAGCGGTGAGCCTTTCCGAAACGATAACCTCCGTTACGCACAACCACAGGGAAGGCATCAAAGGGGCGGAGGCGACCGTCATCGCCATCTTTTTGGCGCGTCAGGGTTTTTCGAAAGGAGAAATACGCGACAGGATCTCGAAAAGTTACTACCCACTCGATTTCACAATCGACGGGATTAGATCTTCGTACAGGTTCAACGAGATCTGCCAAGAAACAGTGCCTCAGGCCATTGAATGTTTTCTTGAATCTGATTCGTTCGAGGATGCTATTCGCACTTCGATATCTCTCGGTGGCGATAGCGATACGATCGGCGCAATAACCGGTGCGATCGCACATGCGTACTACGGCGTGCCAGCTTATATCGGTGCGAAGGCGCTGACTTTCCTTGATGAAGAACTGAGGGCCATCTACGATGAATGGGAAGTTTTTTTCGGTAGAGATGGCGACCGCGAATACCGGAACGGCCAACCCCGCTAG
- a CDS encoding HD domain-containing phosphohydrolase: MVTLGKRDRLGIESRIIMLADVFIALIEVRPYRKGMSLREALDVIARQVAQGILDDFVFAMLKNLIDEGLDFSKVEKTKNPFFERAPIPYDKPSI, encoded by the coding sequence GTGGTCACCCTTGGGAAAAGAGATAGGCTCGGAATAGAATCCAGAATCATAATGCTTGCAGATGTCTTCATAGCCTTGATCGAAGTTAGGCCTTACAGAAAAGGCATGTCTTTAAGAGAAGCTCTAGATGTTATAGCCAGACAGGTCGCCCAGGGCATTCTGGATGACTTTGTGTTTGCGATGCTCAAGAATCTTATCGATGAAGGTCTTGACTTCTCAAAGGTCGAGAAAACGAAAAATCCCTTCTTCGAGAGAGCTCCTATACCCTATGATAAACCAAGTATTTAG
- a CDS encoding HD-GYP domain-containing protein produces MWLSIFTVKSRFTINHTERIVYLLKLLAEKAHLGEERMMEVLFTSKIHDPGKMATPISILEKPGKLSSEEQYIMQKHVFDYFLIVGGWEALEKHRLLEWGVDHHERFDGSGHPWEKR; encoded by the coding sequence GTGTGGTTGTCAATATTCACAGTCAAGAGCAGGTTCACAATAAATCATACGGAAAGGATAGTATATCTCTTAAAACTACTGGCGGAGAAGGCTCATCTGGGAGAGGAGAGAATGATGGAAGTCCTTTTCACCTCGAAGATTCACGACCCAGGAAAGATGGCGACACCGATTTCCATTCTTGAGAAGCCCGGTAAGCTTTCCAGTGAGGAGCAATACATAATGCAGAAACATGTCTTCGACTATTTTCTCATTGTAGGAGGCTGGGAAGCTCTCGAGAAGCACAGGCTGCTCGAATGGGGTGTCGATCATCACGAGAGATTCGACGGAAGTGGTCACCCTTGGGAAAAGAGATAG
- a CDS encoding HD-GYP domain-containing protein, which yields MKGFSELRFAGPKLVFVVFLIMFSLMFLPFHVFQSETVAYTQRVYSEIYQKAVDALLTTLSIGYFQWNAMFNAFETENMEFIDSMFEEILNDISPVRSIDVIERPKEFSIAEDYELFVANEELYAYMNVRDSLANNTAEGFVVMVSIDKHRILESLSMADRISFSNKGDELFAYGLHVDIKGYDLYNWLVFHAFISGLIGVLLMMEVLAIAFSRYHQTQGLQTTVYMWELQDPYTTYHSKNVAKIAEILGKRLKLKKKKLVELVNGAKLHDIGKMGISTSILRKRGPLNEIEWEVMLNHPERGKNLLEQFKYLGKYVPYAYMHHEREDGSGYPRGLKGKEIPFEVRILAVADVFEALTADRPYRDAYTFAEAAEMMTEMPLDQKIVSELFKALPELEEVLSDRGASGDTWVKLESDADELVK from the coding sequence GTGAAAGGATTTTCGGAACTGAGGTTCGCCGGACCCAAGTTGGTCTTCGTTGTCTTTCTCATTATGTTCTCGCTCATGTTCTTGCCGTTTCATGTTTTCCAGTCCGAAACAGTTGCATACACCCAAAGGGTTTACTCGGAAATCTACCAGAAAGCCGTTGACGCTCTTCTAACGACTCTGTCCATCGGTTATTTTCAGTGGAATGCTATGTTCAATGCGTTTGAAACTGAGAACATGGAGTTCATTGACAGCATGTTTGAAGAAATACTCAACGATATTTCTCCTGTGAGATCCATAGATGTAATTGAGAGACCGAAAGAATTCTCGATCGCTGAGGACTATGAGTTGTTCGTGGCAAATGAAGAGCTTTATGCCTATATGAACGTGAGGGACAGCCTGGCAAACAATACCGCCGAAGGGTTTGTTGTAATGGTTTCAATAGACAAACATCGAATTCTTGAAAGCCTTTCCATGGCCGATAGAATAAGCTTTTCAAATAAAGGGGACGAATTGTTTGCGTATGGTCTTCATGTCGATATAAAGGGTTACGACCTGTACAACTGGCTGGTGTTTCACGCCTTTATCTCCGGGTTGATTGGAGTTCTCCTGATGATGGAAGTTCTTGCGATCGCCTTTTCCAGGTATCATCAGACCCAGGGTCTGCAGACTACAGTCTATATGTGGGAGCTACAGGATCCTTACACAACCTACCATTCAAAGAACGTGGCAAAGATAGCGGAGATCCTTGGAAAGAGACTTAAACTCAAGAAGAAGAAGCTTGTCGAGCTTGTCAACGGTGCCAAGCTTCACGATATAGGAAAGATGGGAATCTCGACAAGTATTCTAAGAAAGCGTGGTCCTTTGAACGAAATCGAATGGGAAGTGATGTTAAACCACCCTGAGCGCGGGAAGAATCTGCTTGAACAGTTCAAATATCTCGGCAAATATGTACCTTACGCATACATGCACCATGAACGGGAAGACGGGTCCGGATATCCTCGGGGGCTGAAGGGCAAGGAGATCCCCTTTGAAGTGAGGATTCTCGCAGTCGCAGATGTCTTTGAAGCCCTCACAGCAGATAGACCTTACCGGGATGCCTATACCTTTGCAGAAGCGGCCGAGATGATGACGGAGATGCCGCTGGACCAGAAGATAGTGTCCGAGCTATTCAAGGCGCTTCCAGAGCTTGAAGAGGTATTGAGTGATAGAGGAGCTAGCGGAGATACCTGGGTAAAGTTGGAAAGCGATGCAGATGAGTTAGTCAAATGA
- a CDS encoding HD domain-containing phosphohydrolase, with amino-acid sequence MKSRKDVSIKNSIRIMFILTLVLSIGGIGYLIFNRWLSSAEKMAENIVETVGEGIYSRVVSFMQEPVHINDVNRKIIENGILDLSDEELRDKFFVGVLSSQREEIYSFSYGTENGEYYGARRNENGVIEIMRNNTSTGGNSWYYSVNEDLTAGERVVVAGKFDPRTRAWYKAAQKEAGPAFSPIYKHFVMNDLTISAAWPVYDRDGNLRGVMGTHMLLSSVGAFLRDTMDDYNGYAILFEKDTGALIANSMGIDNFSVLPDGVLKRTTISEMEDRDIQQEYAQYSTSRESVFAYRGGKEKFFVNAREIQMPGIDWILLSAVPEGLYMNSVVASVYLTALLVAFALAVSFVAYHMIIGRLIRPIEELFDVSAALSSGDLSRRVEIVRNDEIGSISESLNRVADKMQFLINNLEDSVKERTEQLHSANAALEENKNQLQLILNSTAEGIYGIDMDGKCTFCNISSIRMLGYNSQEELLGKNMHLQIHHSHRDGRPFPIDECRIFMSIGQGKGFEAANEVFWRADGTCFDVEYRSYPQIKNGEVVGGVITFTDITDRKKREAEIEYLSCHDALTGLYNRSCFESNRDKIDIPDNLPLSVIFADINGLKMTNDVFGHVAGDELIKKSADILRQSCRNGDVIARVGGDEFVILLPKTDKGEVEKVLSLIKTGFSNARIEAIKCSVSLGVDTKTSSHQSLEEMMANAENMMYKDKTINRKSANRDIIDTIIETLHSKYPREKQHSLSVSQLCGELGITLNLSKTEINVLKRAGYLHDIGKIVLEESLLSKDNLKSLTEEEREKVRQHPIVGYRILNLFDETLDLAEYAYSHHERWDGKGYPRGLEGEQIPLIARIISIAETYDRVLNRGDGPFDERKKMAVKVIKESAGKQFDPNLAGLFVQTIDKSA; translated from the coding sequence ATGAAGAGTAGAAAAGATGTTTCTATCAAAAATTCAATTAGGATCATGTTCATACTGACGCTGGTTTTATCGATAGGCGGCATCGGATACCTGATTTTCAATAGATGGTTATCCTCGGCAGAAAAAATGGCTGAGAATATTGTAGAGACTGTTGGAGAAGGCATCTACAGCAGAGTCGTCTCTTTCATGCAAGAGCCTGTCCATATCAACGATGTCAATCGAAAGATCATTGAGAACGGAATTCTCGACCTGTCCGATGAAGAGCTCAGGGACAAGTTTTTCGTCGGAGTTTTGAGCTCTCAGCGAGAGGAGATATACAGCTTCAGCTACGGCACGGAAAACGGGGAATACTACGGAGCCCGCAGAAACGAGAACGGCGTTATCGAAATAATGAGGAACAACACTTCTACCGGGGGCAATTCCTGGTACTATTCGGTGAACGAAGACCTGACGGCGGGCGAGCGAGTCGTCGTGGCCGGAAAATTCGACCCGCGGACGCGCGCGTGGTACAAAGCCGCGCAGAAAGAGGCAGGCCCCGCCTTCTCACCCATCTACAAACATTTCGTGATGAACGATCTCACCATTTCTGCCGCATGGCCCGTTTACGACAGAGATGGCAACCTGCGCGGCGTAATGGGAACGCATATGCTCCTTTCAAGCGTCGGAGCCTTTCTCAGGGATACCATGGACGATTATAACGGTTACGCGATTCTTTTCGAAAAAGACACGGGCGCGCTAATCGCCAATTCGATGGGGATCGACAACTTTTCCGTCCTTCCCGACGGTGTATTGAAAAGAACTACCATAAGTGAAATGGAAGACCGGGATATTCAACAAGAGTACGCTCAATACTCAACGAGCAGGGAATCCGTCTTTGCTTACCGCGGCGGGAAGGAGAAGTTTTTTGTCAACGCGCGCGAGATTCAGATGCCTGGCATCGACTGGATATTGTTATCTGCGGTCCCCGAAGGGCTTTACATGAACAGTGTGGTCGCAAGCGTTTATCTGACAGCCCTTCTCGTGGCCTTTGCCCTGGCTGTATCGTTTGTCGCTTATCATATGATCATTGGCAGGCTAATCAGGCCCATAGAGGAGCTCTTCGATGTCTCCGCTGCGCTGTCTTCGGGGGATTTATCGAGGCGTGTAGAAATAGTAAGAAACGACGAAATAGGAAGCATATCGGAAAGCCTGAACAGGGTTGCGGACAAGATGCAGTTTCTCATAAACAACCTGGAAGACAGTGTAAAGGAGAGAACAGAGCAACTCCACAGCGCAAACGCGGCGCTGGAAGAAAATAAAAATCAGCTCCAGCTAATTCTGAACTCAACCGCAGAAGGGATCTACGGAATCGATATGGATGGAAAATGCACCTTCTGTAATATCAGCAGTATCAGAATGCTGGGATACAACAGTCAGGAGGAATTGTTGGGAAAGAATATGCACCTGCAGATTCATCACAGCCATCGTGACGGAAGACCCTTTCCAATCGACGAGTGCAGGATTTTCATGTCGATCGGACAGGGCAAAGGGTTCGAAGCCGCCAACGAGGTTTTCTGGAGGGCCGACGGTACCTGTTTCGATGTGGAGTACCGTTCGTATCCTCAAATAAAAAACGGCGAGGTCGTCGGTGGAGTCATCACTTTTACGGATATAACCGACCGTAAAAAGAGAGAGGCGGAAATCGAATACCTTAGCTGTCATGACGCGTTGACAGGTCTTTACAACAGAAGTTGTTTCGAGAGCAACCGCGATAAAATAGACATTCCCGACAATCTACCGCTTTCTGTGATCTTCGCAGATATAAATGGTCTGAAGATGACAAACGATGTGTTCGGTCATGTCGCTGGAGACGAACTTATAAAAAAGTCGGCCGATATTCTCAGGCAATCCTGCAGAAATGGCGATGTAATAGCACGCGTCGGCGGCGATGAATTCGTGATACTTCTGCCGAAAACAGATAAAGGAGAGGTCGAAAAAGTTCTCTCGCTAATCAAGACCGGTTTTTCGAACGCCCGTATTGAAGCGATAAAATGTAGTGTTTCGCTCGGCGTAGACACGAAAACGAGCAGCCATCAGTCGCTGGAAGAAATGATGGCCAACGCGGAAAATATGATGTACAAGGACAAGACCATCAATCGTAAATCGGCTAACAGAGATATCATCGACACGATTATCGAGACTTTGCATTCAAAGTACCCAAGGGAAAAGCAGCATTCACTGTCCGTCAGCCAATTATGCGGAGAGCTAGGAATTACACTGAATCTCTCAAAGACTGAGATCAACGTGCTCAAGCGGGCCGGTTATTTGCACGATATAGGTAAAATAGTACTCGAAGAAAGTCTGCTGTCAAAAGATAATTTGAAGTCTTTGACCGAGGAAGAGCGGGAAAAAGTTAGGCAGCATCCTATTGTAGGATACCGTATCTTGAATCTCTTCGATGAAACGCTGGATCTCGCCGAATACGCCTACAGCCACCACGAAAGATGGGATGGTAAAGGCTATCCGAGAGGACTTGAAGGCGAGCAGATTCCGTTGATAGCGAGGATCATATCGATAGCGGAGACCTATGATCGTGTACTTAACCGGGGAGACGGTCCCTTCGACGAAAGAAAGAAAATGGCCGTTAAGGTCATAAAGGAAAGCGCCGGAAAGCAATTCGACCCGAATCTCGCAGGGCTTTTTGTTCAGACAATTGACAAGAGCGCTTGA
- a CDS encoding GGDEF domain-containing protein: MGASTRTPDEKEKTMVNLCAKNFKIRLFQTWFFFFFLISIFLSLSGYFLYDSIRNLIVNELGNNAVNVAFTAAKFIEQDIEPFIALAKVEDYDRQEYDTDYYNRMQTLFRELKKKTGATFVFAEKKLSDLKIAYLIDGEDPSSELFSPIGTADNMGELELRVFKEGITGATDIVNWEFWGKFVTGYAPIVNRSMGEVVGVVGVDFSFDYIENLLSKIRRLIIFPFLLILLLGTYILSRLAIDRSTALNIDYLTGLHNKRYHDVRLSSLIRKQRFYGRPLSLMIIDVDSFKEINDEFGHDVGDETLKMVARKIKLYTRNTDICSRVGGDEFAIILPETDLERARLIGERIVDRFRSDLSATKKDCDPEITLSIGVAQWREGMSARELNQLADVAMYRAKSKGRNGVYVHQQH; encoded by the coding sequence ATGGGTGCTTCAACAAGAACGCCTGACGAGAAAGAAAAAACAATGGTGAACCTGTGTGCCAAAAACTTTAAAATTAGGCTGTTTCAAACGTGGTTTTTTTTCTTCTTTTTAATATCGATCTTTTTGTCTTTATCCGGTTACTTTCTTTACGACAGCATCCGCAATCTCATTGTTAACGAACTGGGAAACAATGCCGTGAATGTGGCCTTCACCGCCGCTAAATTTATAGAGCAGGATATTGAACCTTTCATCGCGCTAGCGAAAGTCGAAGATTATGATCGACAGGAATACGATACCGATTACTACAACAGAATGCAAACTCTATTCCGGGAATTGAAGAAAAAAACCGGTGCGACCTTCGTTTTCGCCGAAAAGAAGCTATCAGATTTGAAAATTGCTTACTTAATAGACGGTGAAGATCCTAGTAGCGAACTCTTCTCTCCAATTGGAACGGCAGATAACATGGGCGAGCTGGAGCTGAGGGTCTTCAAAGAGGGTATAACGGGGGCTACGGATATCGTAAACTGGGAATTCTGGGGGAAATTCGTGACCGGGTACGCGCCGATTGTGAATCGATCGATGGGCGAAGTGGTCGGAGTTGTTGGAGTGGATTTCTCCTTCGATTATATAGAGAATTTGTTAAGCAAAATCAGACGGCTAATAATCTTCCCATTTCTTCTGATCTTACTGCTAGGGACTTACATCTTAAGCAGGCTGGCCATCGATAGATCAACTGCCCTCAACATCGACTACCTCACCGGTCTTCACAACAAGAGGTATCACGATGTCAGATTGAGCTCATTGATCAGAAAGCAACGCTTTTATGGAAGACCTCTCTCGTTGATGATAATAGACGTAGATTCATTCAAAGAAATCAATGACGAGTTCGGTCACGACGTGGGTGACGAAACCCTCAAGATGGTGGCCAGAAAGATCAAGCTCTATACGAGAAATACCGATATCTGTTCTCGCGTGGGTGGAGATGAGTTTGCTATAATACTGCCGGAGACAGATCTTGAAAGGGCCAGGCTTATCGGTGAGAGGATAGTAGATAGATTTCGAAGCGATCTATCGGCAACGAAAAAAGATTGCGATCCGGAAATTACTTTGAGTATCGGCGTCGCACAGTGGCGGGAGGGTATGAGCGCCAGAGAGTTGAATCAGCTTGCCGATGTAGCCATGTACAGGGCCAAAAGCAAGGGCCGTAACGGAGTTTACGTACACCAGCAGCATTGA